A stretch of Gossypium hirsutum isolate 1008001.06 chromosome A06, Gossypium_hirsutum_v2.1, whole genome shotgun sequence DNA encodes these proteins:
- the LOC107963065 gene encoding fasciclin-like arabinogalactan protein 14 → MSPMSSPIDALFLTFFLLLSAADAFNITKVLGSFSDYSTFNDLLTQTGVASEINDKKSVTVLVVSNSQISGLSSQPKDTIKKMLSIHVVLDYYDKAKVDKVPSKPLTLTTLYQQSGKAQNQQGFLTMTRVGKQVSFGSAAPGSSHDSIFVKQVTTQPYDISVLEISNVINVAITSSPSYAPNASPPRKALAPGPNKSPLASPPKTTRSDIPAADAPSTITDSDAPDNTSAASIASASAILFIFASACFMLTMI, encoded by the coding sequence atgTCTCCCATGTCTTCCCCAATTGATGCACTCTTCCTTACCTTTTTCCTTCTCTTATCAGCTGCCGATGCATTTAACATCACTAAGGTCCTTGGCTCCTTCTCAGATTACAGCACCTTCAACGACTTGCTGACTCAAACTGGTGTTGCGAGTGAGATCAACGACAAAAAAAGCGTCACTGTTCTTGTTGTTTCCAATTCTCAGATTTCAGGACTTTCTAGCCAACCGAAGGATACAATAAAAAAGATGCTGAGCATTCATGTGGTACTGGATTATTACGACAAAGCCAAGGTGGACAAGGTGCCATCTAAACCGTTGACTCTCACCACACTTTACCAGCAAAGTGGGAAAGCCCAAAACCAGCAAGGTTTCTTGACTATGACACGTGTGGGGAAACAAGTGTCATTTGGATCTGCTGCTCCGGGTTCTAGCCATGATTCTATCTTTGTTAAACAAGTTACGACTCAACCCTATGATATTTCAGTACTGGAAATCAGCAATGTTATAAATGTAGCCATAACTTCTTCCCCATCTTACGCTCCTAATGCTTCTCCTCCCAGGAAGGCTTTAGCACCTGGTCCCAACAAGTCCCCACTTGCATCCCCACCTAAAACTACCCGAAGCGACATACCAGCTGCTGATGCTCCTTCTACAATCACCGACTCTGATGCTCCTGATAATACTTCTGCTGCTTCTATAGCTTCTGCCTCTGCCATCCTTTTCATTTTCGCTTCGGCTTGCTTCATGCTTACCATGATTTGA